A part of Candidatus Methylacidiphilales bacterium genomic DNA contains:
- a CDS encoding CsgG/HfaB family protein, with protein MNYYLHLILFGSFVMMPLSPQTSIAADTSQPLATAVFNFQSSDESMDKQGAEIAILLEADLSTSKHTLMVERQEVDKILNEQELGKSGLVSAETAAKIGSLTGAQVLVTGRLFAVGNQYMAVAKIISTETSRVYGVTTTVADLGNLPQAARDLSGKIDEVLASHRDVLLAQKEIPAQRLQRLRGIVGQRSLPSVAVTITERDYSQPTIDPAAQTEIAMQLQGLGFQIIEPDQSQKKPDIIISGEAFSELGARHGNLVSSRGRIEIKVVRASTHELLWTDRETQVAVDLGNHTAGKEALEKAAGRLVERLLPKLTK; from the coding sequence ATGAACTACTACTTACATCTGATTTTATTTGGCAGTTTTGTCATGATGCCTCTCTCTCCTCAAACCTCAATTGCCGCCGATACAAGCCAACCGCTGGCCACCGCTGTATTTAACTTTCAAAGTTCGGACGAATCGATGGACAAACAGGGCGCAGAGATCGCCATATTGTTGGAGGCTGATTTATCCACAAGCAAGCACACCCTCATGGTCGAGCGGCAGGAAGTGGACAAGATTCTGAACGAACAAGAACTCGGCAAATCCGGATTAGTGTCGGCTGAGACAGCCGCCAAGATTGGCTCCCTCACCGGCGCTCAGGTGCTGGTAACGGGACGTTTATTTGCCGTGGGCAACCAATACATGGCAGTAGCCAAGATCATCAGCACCGAGACCAGCCGCGTCTATGGTGTAACGACAACTGTTGCCGACCTTGGAAACCTACCGCAAGCCGCACGGGATTTGTCTGGAAAAATCGATGAAGTACTAGCTTCACATCGCGATGTTTTGTTGGCGCAGAAAGAAATCCCCGCCCAGCGCTTACAACGCTTGCGGGGCATTGTTGGGCAACGCTCTCTGCCCTCCGTAGCGGTAACGATCACCGAGCGTGATTACAGCCAACCAACCATTGATCCCGCGGCGCAAACCGAAATTGCGATGCAGTTGCAAGGACTTGGATTTCAAATCATTGAGCCCGATCAGAGCCAAAAAAAGCCCGATATCATCATTTCGGGCGAGGCTTTTAGCGAACTGGGAGCCCGTCATGGGAATTTGGTCTCCAGTCGCGGGCGAATCGAAATAAAAGTTGTCCGCGCATCGACACACGAACTCCTCTGGACGGACCGAGAAACGCAGGTGGCCGTTGATCTTGGCAATCACACCGCCGGGAAAGAGGCGCTTGAAAAAGCTGCAGGAAGGCTGGTCGAGCGATTGCTCCCAAAACTAACAAAGTAA